One genomic window of Calditrichota bacterium includes the following:
- a CDS encoding type II toxin-antitoxin system HicA family toxin produces the protein MLNPISLRELIRRFRALGYTGPTPSGKHPYMEKGLHRVYIPNAHQGDIGVGLQKRILRRAGINVEE, from the coding sequence ATGTTGAATCCTATTAGTCTGCGAGAGTTGATCCGCCGATTTCGTGCGCTCGGCTACACCGGTCCGACTCCAAGCGGTAAGCATCCCTATATGGAAAAAGGACTACACCGGGTCTATATTCCCAATGCACATCAAGGGGATATTGGCGTTGGGCTTCAAAAGCGGATTTTACGAAGGGCAGGGATCAACGTGGAAGAGTAG
- a CDS encoding type II toxin-antitoxin system HicB family antitoxin: MLNDYIKAALRRARYELLDDDDSVYAEVPELPGVWANAPTWEECRDQLAEVVEGWVLLGIKRGAEIPVLDSVDLNLIGVAEDVESY, from the coding sequence TTGCTGAACGACTACATCAAAGCGGCGCTTAGGCGAGCGAGATATGAATTGTTGGATGATGACGATTCAGTCTACGCTGAGGTTCCTGAGTTGCCTGGAGTTTGGGCCAACGCGCCAACATGGGAGGAATGCCGCGACCAACTCGCTGAGGTGGTAGAAGGTTGGGTGCTGTTGGGTATCAAGCGTGGCGCTGAGATTCCGGTGTTAGACAGCGTGGACTTAAATCTAATAGGCGTCGCAGAAGATGTTGAATCCTATTAG
- a CDS encoding site-specific DNA-methyltransferase yields the protein MRTICRGISGDTFLSILPDLEAALARIDAPHEILPGGWVFNCDNRLVYEALPDNCIDLIITDPPYKDYQSNRPVAHEKVKKINVADFDLPFFIEQSSRVLKPGAHFYCWCDHLTFPGIVMEMNAQRGRWKMENGTKEPQHYLTYKNMLVWVKNNHGSGDLKGNYAPQHELVIFGVKGDRGRPLNGKRLSNIFDARKVPNHYFNHGTVKPVEILKKFIEASSNEGDVVMDPYAGTMGVGEAVNSGRKFVMVEREKGHWEARNIRLSNKEEKFTC from the coding sequence ATCCGGACTATCTGTAGAGGCATTTCTGGAGACACTTTCTTGAGCATTCTTCCCGACCTTGAAGCGGCGCTCGCGCGCATCGACGCGCCTCACGAGATACTGCCCGGCGGGTGGGTCTTCAACTGCGATAACCGGCTGGTCTATGAGGCGCTGCCGGACAACTGCATCGACCTGATCATCACCGATCCGCCCTACAAGGACTACCAGTCGAACCGCCCGGTGGCGCACGAGAAGGTGAAGAAGATCAACGTCGCGGACTTCGACCTGCCGTTCTTCATCGAGCAGTCGTCGCGGGTGTTGAAGCCCGGCGCGCACTTCTACTGCTGGTGCGATCACCTGACGTTCCCGGGAATTGTGATGGAGATGAACGCGCAGAGGGGAAGATGGAAGATGGAAAATGGAACGAAGGAGCCGCAGCATTATTTAACCTACAAGAACATGCTGGTCTGGGTGAAGAACAACCACGGGTCGGGGGATTTGAAGGGCAACTACGCCCCGCAGCACGAGTTGGTGATATTTGGGGTGAAGGGGGACAGGGGGAGGCCGCTCAACGGGAAACGCCTATCTAATATATTCGACGCCCGTAAGGTGCCGAATCACTACTTCAATCACGGCACGGTCAAGCCGGTTGAGATTCTGAAGAAGTTCATCGAAGCATCGTCGAATGAAGGAGATGTAGTCATGGATCCTTATGCAGGGACGATGGGAGTGGGGGAGGCAGTTAATTCAGGAAGAAAATTCGTGATGGTAGAGAGGGAAAAAGGACATTGGGAAGCGAGAAACATTAGATTATCAAATAAAGAGGAGAAATTCACTTGCTGA
- a CDS encoding type II toxin-antitoxin system HicA family toxin, giving the protein MMPEVPVLRPNEVVRCFQRLGWRVARQRGSHIIMTREGSSVTLSIPNHNTVARGTLRALIKKSGLSVEAFLETLS; this is encoded by the coding sequence TTGATGCCTGAAGTGCCCGTCCTAAGGCCGAATGAGGTCGTGCGTTGTTTCCAAAGACTTGGTTGGCGTGTCGCTCGTCAGCGTGGCAGCCACATCATTATGACCCGTGAAGGTAGTTCAGTTACCTTGTCTATTCCAAATCACAATACGGTTGCTCGTGGGACTTTGAGAGCCTTGATCAAGAAATCCGGACTATCTGTAGAGGCATTTCTGGAGACACTTTCTTGA
- a CDS encoding type II toxin-antitoxin system HicB family antitoxin — translation MKYAIDIYQDEDGVFIVECPAIPGCVSQGATESEAIENIRDAIRECLEVRREMGLQLDVSVRHVEVSV, via the coding sequence TTGAAATACGCCATAGATATTTATCAGGATGAAGATGGTGTCTTCATTGTGGAATGTCCCGCCATCCCGGGTTGTGTTAGCCAGGGAGCGACGGAGAGCGAGGCCATTGAGAACATTCGCGATGCTATCCGTGAATGCCTTGAGGTAAGAAGAGAGATGGGCCTGCAACTTGATGTATCGGTCAGACATGTTGAAGTGTCTGTTTGA
- a CDS encoding purine-nucleoside phosphorylase — translation MSDTAIGDLYTRLERAVDYLRSSGFDGVPDAALIFGSGLGAMAARMEVEAEAAYADIPGFANTTLSFHKGRLLWGHIAGRRVVAMDGRLHRYEGWSMAQIAFPVQTMRMLGAGRLFLSNIAGGLNPNLRAGDIGLIVDHINLMGDNPLIGPNDERIGPRYPDMIEPYSISLISLTEQIGMEMGLRLPRCVYAAVTGPMFETRAEYRMLRTLGADLVGMSSVPEVIAAVHGGIEVLALSLVSDECFPECLTPLEVPVLLKRAEEGAEKIGELFRRLVSRI, via the coding sequence ATGAGCGACACTGCAATCGGCGATCTTTACACCCGCCTCGAGCGCGCGGTGGACTACTTGCGCTCGAGTGGCTTTGACGGCGTGCCGGATGCGGCGCTGATCTTCGGCTCGGGACTGGGGGCGATGGCGGCTCGGATGGAAGTCGAGGCTGAAGCGGCTTATGCCGACATACCCGGCTTCGCCAACACGACGCTATCGTTCCACAAGGGTCGGTTGCTGTGGGGCCATATTGCCGGCCGGCGGGTCGTGGCGATGGACGGGCGATTGCACCGCTACGAAGGGTGGTCGATGGCGCAGATTGCCTTTCCAGTGCAGACGATGAGGATGCTCGGCGCCGGGAGGCTGTTCCTTTCCAATATCGCCGGAGGTCTGAACCCGAATCTACGGGCGGGCGACATCGGGTTGATCGTAGATCATATCAACCTGATGGGGGATAATCCTCTGATAGGTCCGAATGATGAACGAATCGGGCCGCGCTATCCGGATATGATCGAGCCTTATTCGATAAGCCTTATCAGTCTTACCGAGCAGATCGGGATGGAGATGGGATTGCGGCTGCCGCGCTGCGTCTATGCGGCGGTGACCGGACCTATGTTCGAGACCCGCGCCGAATACCGGATGCTGAGGACGCTTGGCGCCGACCTGGTCGGGATGTCGAGCGTGCCGGAGGTGATCGCGGCAGTGCATGGAGGAATAGAGGTGCTGGCTCTTTCGCTGGTATCGGACGAGTGCTTCCCGGAGTGCCTTACGCCGCTGGAAGTACCGGTATTGCTCAAGCGGGCAGAAGAAGGGGCGGAGAAGATTGGGGAGTTGTTTAGGAGATTGGTTTCCAGGATATAG
- a CDS encoding DivIVA domain-containing protein: MLSPVEIKKHEFGRAMRGYDQEEVNAFLESVAGEFEKLLDQVRLQSSEVERLRAELSSYQRMEQNMREAMVNAQETLRDAREGARREAELAQREAEVMAEKIIADARRRSEEIRREVDGLVQRRDGLTRKLRALLRSELDLIDLMMEEDEKIDQANGESPVSTPIKASPLERAESQILHRTIKS; this comes from the coding sequence GTGTTAAGTCCGGTAGAAATCAAGAAGCACGAGTTTGGTCGTGCGATGCGCGGCTACGATCAGGAAGAGGTGAATGCCTTCCTCGAGAGCGTAGCCGGGGAATTTGAGAAACTGCTTGACCAGGTGCGTCTTCAGTCGAGCGAGGTTGAGCGGCTGCGCGCGGAACTCTCGTCCTACCAGCGGATGGAGCAGAATATGCGCGAGGCGATGGTCAACGCTCAGGAAACGCTCCGCGATGCCCGCGAGGGCGCCCGCCGCGAAGCCGAACTGGCGCAGCGCGAGGCTGAGGTGATGGCTGAGAAGATTATTGCCGACGCGCGTCGTAGGAGTGAGGAGATTCGTCGAGAAGTCGATGGCCTCGTCCAGCGCCGGGATGGGCTTACCCGGAAACTAAGAGCGCTTCTCAGGTCGGAACTCGACTTGATCGATCTGATGATGGAGGAGGATGAGAAGATCGATCAGGCCAACGGGGAAAGCCCTGTATCAACACCGATCAAGGCCTCCCCGCTCGAGCGTGCCGAGTCGCAGATCCTGCACCGGACGATCAAATCGTAA
- a CDS encoding YggS family pyridoxal phosphate-dependent enzyme, whose product MVQRVLQETVSARFREIRQRIAEAEVRSGRAAGSVRIVGAVKGVAVGQIVEAVRAGLYDLGENRIQEHESHRHAIEHCSGVLSSVPVIRWHFIGRLQSNKAARAVKCFDVIQSVDSVELVSRLDRLAGDIERRLLVFAEVNISSEETKGGIAPNGLPRLIESIKKAGNLTLGGLMTIGPLTDDNDRIRRAYDEMLILRDGIDPQLELSMGMSNDFVLAVACGATMVRIGTALFGPRRLKEVSV is encoded by the coding sequence ATGGTGCAAAGGGTGTTACAAGAGACTGTTTCCGCACGTTTTAGGGAAATCAGGCAACGGATCGCTGAGGCGGAAGTCAGGTCGGGTAGGGCGGCTGGATCCGTTCGTATTGTTGGAGCAGTCAAGGGCGTCGCGGTAGGTCAGATCGTCGAGGCTGTCCGTGCCGGGCTCTACGATCTTGGCGAAAACCGCATCCAGGAGCACGAGTCGCACCGCCACGCGATCGAGCATTGCAGTGGTGTGTTGAGTTCGGTTCCTGTGATTAGATGGCATTTCATCGGCAGGCTGCAGTCAAATAAGGCAGCGCGCGCGGTGAAGTGTTTCGATGTCATTCAATCGGTCGATTCGGTAGAGCTTGTCAGTAGGTTGGACCGGCTGGCGGGAGATATTGAAAGAAGGCTATTGGTCTTTGCCGAGGTCAACATCAGCAGCGAAGAGACCAAGGGTGGAATCGCGCCAAATGGGCTGCCTCGACTTATAGAGTCAATCAAAAAAGCGGGCAATCTGACATTAGGTGGGTTAATGACTATTGGCCCGCTGACCGACGACAACGACCGAATCCGGCGAGCCTATGACGAGATGCTCATTTTGCGCGACGGTATCGACCCGCAACTCGAACTTTCGATGGGCATGTCGAACGACTTCGTATTGGCTGTAGCCTGCGGTGCGACAATGGTGCGGATAGGAACCGCGCTTTTCGGTCCGCGCAGGCTTAAAGAGGTCTCGGTGTAG
- a CDS encoding queuosine precursor transporter produces the protein MLQAPQEAHNRLEAAYIYLLSGFIASLVISQVLAAKIVLMRLPLAGDLIFPAGVVAYAATFLFTDLIEEVWGVAKAQRAVLAGFIGTVTALILIQLAMLLPTAPFWDNAEGWAKTVGATTRITLASLVAYLISQTHDVWLFQLLKRKTDGRHLWLRNNVSTMASQFIDTTLFVTVAFLGTAPILSMIVGLTVVKWILAIFDTPFVYLGVRYLRRIELL, from the coding sequence ATGCTGCAAGCCCCGCAGGAAGCCCATAACAGACTGGAAGCCGCCTACATCTATCTGCTCAGCGGCTTCATAGCCAGTCTGGTCATTTCACAAGTGCTCGCGGCGAAGATTGTCTTGATGCGCCTGCCCCTGGCCGGAGACTTGATTTTCCCGGCCGGGGTTGTCGCCTACGCCGCGACCTTTCTATTCACCGACCTTATCGAGGAAGTCTGGGGTGTTGCTAAGGCTCAGAGAGCGGTTCTGGCTGGATTCATCGGGACGGTAACAGCGCTGATATTGATCCAACTGGCGATGCTCCTCCCCACGGCACCCTTCTGGGATAATGCCGAAGGATGGGCGAAAACGGTCGGCGCAACGACCCGTATCACCCTCGCGAGTTTGGTCGCCTATCTAATCAGTCAGACACACGACGTCTGGCTCTTTCAACTCCTCAAGCGGAAGACCGACGGACGCCATCTATGGCTGCGCAACAACGTTTCGACCATGGCTTCACAATTTATCGACACCACACTATTCGTCACCGTCGCTTTCCTCGGAACGGCTCCCATCCTCTCAATGATCGTCGGCTTGACGGTGGTCAAGTGGATCCTTGCTATATTCGACACCCCCTTCGTCTATCTGGGAGTAAGGTACCTGCGACGTATAGAGTTGCTATAG
- a CDS encoding copper-translocating P-type ATPase, whose protein sequence is MGLTLKITGMHCASCAGAVESALKRVDGVTDARVNLALEIASVDLADQEPGLPALISSVRDAGYGVATTTYQLAIGRMSCASCVRSVEAALMRVPGVVSASVNLAMQRADVLLLEGAADATTLANFVNETGYEARPIETGDEAGPVARQRAEAEVRWRRMALALIGASTVMALAMLPGVTGMGWLIVQGGLTLLILAGPGREFFTGAILLLRHGRADMNTLIALGTGAAFFYSAAMTLFPHWAPHTGHSHPPVYYETAAMIVALVLVGRTLEARARSRAGEAISGLLNMTPVVGLVERDGQAVEVPTSELKGGDLVLVRSGERIPVDGRVQGGSASIDESMLTGEAKPVGKAEGDLVYGGTLALEGSLKVEATGVGSDTAVARIAHLVEEAQGGKAPIQDLADRVAGVFVPAVLAIALITLFLWIVLPTKPDPTLALTAFVSVLIIACPCAMGLATPTAILVGTGAAARKGVVFKGGEALERAARIGTVVFDKTGTLTEGRPRVVGVHTAEGVSSDDLLQIASSIEVHTHHPLAGAILREARAKDLRLLNGYGYETVAGRGVRATIDETVYRIGSPEFLDEEGIFISPQDQEAAQRSREHEASVAGVASKVFLGWIMVADPVRTSARSTITGLSGEGVRSIMASGDNERVAELIAAETGVGEVYSGLRPEGKVEIIRRLKADGLKGGSERAGQRSLVAMVGDGINDAPALAAADVGVAIGSGSDIAVEAADVTLFGNDLAGVARALKIACRTVRVIRQNLGWAFGYNILAIPVAAGALYPLTGMLLSPMIAAAAMAFSSVSVVLNSLRLKHMQI, encoded by the coding sequence ATGGGTCTCACCCTAAAGATCACCGGGATGCACTGTGCCTCCTGTGCCGGCGCCGTCGAATCTGCACTCAAGCGAGTTGACGGCGTAACCGATGCGCGCGTCAACCTGGCTCTTGAGATCGCCAGCGTCGATTTGGCCGACCAGGAGCCCGGATTGCCAGCGTTAATTTCGTCGGTTCGCGATGCCGGTTATGGCGTTGCAACGACGACATACCAACTTGCGATAGGCAGGATGTCGTGCGCTTCCTGTGTGCGGTCGGTCGAAGCGGCACTTATGCGGGTGCCGGGAGTCGTGAGCGCTTCGGTAAACCTTGCGATGCAGCGCGCTGATGTATTGCTCCTCGAAGGCGCAGCGGATGCCACAACACTGGCAAACTTTGTCAATGAGACCGGCTATGAAGCGCGGCCTATCGAAACGGGCGACGAGGCCGGTCCGGTAGCGCGGCAGCGTGCTGAAGCAGAAGTCCGGTGGCGGCGAATGGCACTGGCGCTCATTGGCGCATCGACGGTGATGGCGTTGGCGATGCTGCCGGGAGTGACAGGAATGGGTTGGCTCATTGTTCAAGGTGGGCTGACATTGCTAATTCTGGCGGGGCCGGGGCGGGAGTTCTTCACGGGGGCAATACTGCTTCTGCGCCATGGCCGGGCGGACATGAACACTCTCATCGCGCTCGGCACTGGAGCGGCGTTTTTCTATAGCGCAGCGATGACGCTCTTCCCGCATTGGGCGCCTCATACCGGCCATTCACATCCACCGGTCTATTACGAAACCGCGGCCATGATTGTGGCGCTGGTCCTGGTCGGCAGGACCCTCGAAGCGCGCGCGCGCAGTCGCGCCGGCGAAGCCATCAGCGGGCTGTTGAATATGACTCCAGTAGTGGGTTTGGTTGAACGGGATGGTCAGGCCGTTGAAGTGCCAACGTCCGAATTGAAAGGCGGAGACCTGGTGCTGGTGCGGTCGGGCGAGCGAATTCCGGTAGATGGACGGGTTCAAGGCGGGTCAGCGTCGATTGATGAGTCGATGTTGACCGGTGAAGCAAAGCCGGTTGGGAAGGCTGAAGGAGATTTAGTCTATGGCGGGACACTGGCACTCGAAGGCTCGCTAAAGGTTGAAGCGACCGGTGTCGGAAGTGATACCGCAGTTGCCCGCATTGCACACCTGGTAGAGGAAGCCCAGGGCGGCAAGGCACCGATACAGGATCTTGCCGACCGGGTAGCAGGTGTTTTCGTTCCGGCAGTGTTGGCGATTGCACTGATCACGCTGTTTTTATGGATCGTATTACCGACGAAGCCGGATCCGACACTCGCGCTGACGGCATTTGTATCGGTCTTGATTATTGCCTGTCCTTGTGCTATGGGCCTGGCTACTCCGACTGCGATCCTGGTGGGAACCGGCGCGGCGGCCCGGAAAGGTGTAGTGTTTAAGGGCGGCGAGGCTCTTGAACGTGCCGCCCGGATCGGAACCGTTGTATTCGACAAAACTGGAACGTTGACCGAAGGTCGTCCTCGCGTGGTGGGAGTCCATACCGCCGAAGGCGTATCTAGCGACGACCTATTGCAGATCGCCTCTTCGATCGAAGTCCATACTCACCATCCGCTTGCCGGTGCCATACTAAGAGAAGCGCGCGCGAAAGACTTAAGACTGCTGAATGGCTACGGATATGAAACCGTGGCTGGTCGAGGGGTTCGAGCCACCATCGATGAGACTGTCTATCGGATTGGTTCGCCTGAGTTTCTGGACGAAGAAGGTATTTTCATTAGTCCACAAGATCAGGAGGCAGCACAGAGATCGCGGGAGCATGAGGCATCGGTTGCCGGGGTTGCGTCGAAAGTCTTCCTGGGGTGGATCATGGTCGCCGATCCGGTTCGCACATCGGCAAGATCCACCATAACCGGGCTTTCCGGCGAAGGCGTCCGGTCGATCATGGCTAGTGGTGACAATGAAAGAGTTGCTGAGTTGATTGCGGCCGAGACAGGGGTTGGGGAGGTCTATTCCGGTTTGCGCCCGGAGGGCAAAGTGGAGATCATCCGTCGTCTCAAGGCTGATGGATTGAAGGGAGGCTCCGAAAGGGCGGGTCAAAGATCGCTGGTGGCAATGGTGGGAGACGGTATCAACGATGCTCCAGCGCTTGCGGCGGCGGACGTCGGCGTTGCGATCGGTTCGGGCAGCGATATCGCGGTTGAGGCGGCGGACGTCACGCTGTTTGGGAACGATCTTGCCGGAGTAGCGCGGGCATTGAAGATTGCTTGTCGCACGGTCCGGGTCATCAGGCAGAATCTTGGTTGGGCGTTTGGCTACAATATCCTCGCCATACCTGTCGCCGCGGGTGCGCTCTATCCGCTCACCGGGATGCTCCTCTCGCCGATGATTGCAGCGGCTGCGATGGCTTTCAGCAGTGTCTCAGTGGTTCTTAACAGTCTGCGTCTTAAGCATATGCAGATATAG